In Gorilla gorilla gorilla isolate KB3781 chromosome 12, NHGRI_mGorGor1-v2.1_pri, whole genome shotgun sequence, the following are encoded in one genomic region:
- the GPATCH11 gene encoding G patch domain-containing protein 11 isoform X1: MRSARSAALNRGEQRAVRYYSHMKLNMAEEEDYMSDSFINVQEDIRPGLPMLRQIREARRKEEKQQEANLKNRQKSLKEEEQERRDIGLKNALGCENKGFALLQKMGYKSGQALGKSGGGIVEPIPLNIKTGKSGIGHEASLKRKAEEKLESYRKKIHMKNQAEEKAAEQFRMRLKNKQDEMKLEGDLRRSQRACQQLDVQKNIQVPREAWYWLRLEEETEEDEEEKEQDEDEYKSEDLSVLEKLQILTSYLREEHLYCIWCGTAYEDKEDLSSNCPGPTSADHD, encoded by the exons ATGCGCAGCGCGCGCTCTGCGGCGCTGAACCGGGGCGAGCAGAGAGCTGTCAG ATACTATAGCCATATGAAGCTGAACATGGCAGAAGAAGAGGACTATATGTCTGATTCCTTCATTAATGTCCA AGAAGATATCAGACCAGGATTGCCAATGCTAAGGCAAATCCGAGAAGCCCGtcgaaaagaagaaaagcaacagGAAGCCAATTTGAAAAACAGGCAGAAGAgtttaaaagaagaagaacaagaaagaCGTGACATTGGGTTGAAGAATGCACTAGGCTGTGAAAACAAAGGGTTTGCCTTGCTCCAAAAGATGGGCTATAAAAGTGGTCAGGCACTTGGCAAGAGTG GGGGTGGTATTGTTGAACCAATTCCTCTCAATATCAAAACAG ggaaaagTGGCATTGGTCATGAGGCATCATTAAAACGGAAAGCAGAGGAAAAATTGGAAAGCTACAGAAAAAAGATTCACATGAAAAACCAAGCTGAAGAAAAAGCTGCAGAACAGTTTCG aATGCGACTTAAAAATAAGCAAGATGAAATGAAGCTAGAAGGAGATCTCAGAAGAAGCCAGCGAGCCTGTCAACAATTGGATGTCCAGAAA AATATTCAGGTTCCCAGGGAAGCATGGTACTGGTTGAGGCTTGAAGAGGAGactgaagaagatgaagaagaaaaagaacaggatGAAGATGAATATAAGAGTGAAGATTTAAGC GTACtggaaaaattacaaatattgacTAGTTATTTAAGAGAAGAACATCTGTATTGTATTTGGTGTGGAACAGCCTATGAAG ATAAAGAAGACCTATCTTCAAATTGTCCAGGACCAACTTCTGCAGATCATGACTAA
- the GPATCH11 gene encoding G patch domain-containing protein 11 isoform X2: protein MSRKSGIGHEASLKRKAEEKLESYRKKIHMKNQAEEKAAEQFRMRLKNKQDEMKLEGDLRRSQRACQQLDVQKNIQVPREAWYWLRLEEETEEDEEEKEQDEDEYKSEDLSVLEKLQILTSYLREEHLYCIWCGTAYEDKEDLSSNCPGPTSADHD, encoded by the exons ATGTCCA ggaaaagTGGCATTGGTCATGAGGCATCATTAAAACGGAAAGCAGAGGAAAAATTGGAAAGCTACAGAAAAAAGATTCACATGAAAAACCAAGCTGAAGAAAAAGCTGCAGAACAGTTTCG aATGCGACTTAAAAATAAGCAAGATGAAATGAAGCTAGAAGGAGATCTCAGAAGAAGCCAGCGAGCCTGTCAACAATTGGATGTCCAGAAA AATATTCAGGTTCCCAGGGAAGCATGGTACTGGTTGAGGCTTGAAGAGGAGactgaagaagatgaagaagaaaaagaacaggatGAAGATGAATATAAGAGTGAAGATTTAAGC GTACtggaaaaattacaaatattgacTAGTTATTTAAGAGAAGAACATCTGTATTGTATTTGGTGTGGAACAGCCTATGAAG ATAAAGAAGACCTATCTTCAAATTGTCCAGGACCAACTTCTGCAGATCATGACTAA
- the GPATCH11 gene encoding G patch domain-containing protein 11 isoform X3 yields the protein MKLNMAEEEDYMSDSFINVQEDIRPGLPMLRQIREARRKEEKQQEANLKNRQKSLKEEEQERRDIGLKNALGCENKGFALLQKMGYKSGQALGKSGGGIVEPIPLNIKTGKSGIGHEASLKRKAEEKLESYRKKIHMKNQAEEKAAEQFRMRLKNKQDEMKLEGDLRRSQRACQQLDVQKNIQVPREAWYWLRLEEETEEDEEEKEQDEDEYKSEDLSVLEKLQILTSYLREEHLYCIWCGTAYEDKEDLSSNCPGPTSADHD from the exons ATGAAGCTGAACATGGCAGAAGAAGAGGACTATATGTCTGATTCCTTCATTAATGTCCA AGAAGATATCAGACCAGGATTGCCAATGCTAAGGCAAATCCGAGAAGCCCGtcgaaaagaagaaaagcaacagGAAGCCAATTTGAAAAACAGGCAGAAGAgtttaaaagaagaagaacaagaaagaCGTGACATTGGGTTGAAGAATGCACTAGGCTGTGAAAACAAAGGGTTTGCCTTGCTCCAAAAGATGGGCTATAAAAGTGGTCAGGCACTTGGCAAGAGTG GGGGTGGTATTGTTGAACCAATTCCTCTCAATATCAAAACAG ggaaaagTGGCATTGGTCATGAGGCATCATTAAAACGGAAAGCAGAGGAAAAATTGGAAAGCTACAGAAAAAAGATTCACATGAAAAACCAAGCTGAAGAAAAAGCTGCAGAACAGTTTCG aATGCGACTTAAAAATAAGCAAGATGAAATGAAGCTAGAAGGAGATCTCAGAAGAAGCCAGCGAGCCTGTCAACAATTGGATGTCCAGAAA AATATTCAGGTTCCCAGGGAAGCATGGTACTGGTTGAGGCTTGAAGAGGAGactgaagaagatgaagaagaaaaagaacaggatGAAGATGAATATAAGAGTGAAGATTTAAGC GTACtggaaaaattacaaatattgacTAGTTATTTAAGAGAAGAACATCTGTATTGTATTTGGTGTGGAACAGCCTATGAAG ATAAAGAAGACCTATCTTCAAATTGTCCAGGACCAACTTCTGCAGATCATGACTAA